The Mobula birostris isolate sMobBir1 unplaced genomic scaffold, sMobBir1.hap1 scaffold_1216, whole genome shotgun sequence nucleotide sequence actacaatgggagatagaaaaggcatacaaaagggtagattgggaaaaatcagattggtgctggatctcagGAGTGgctatttgtagaatgcctacaagacggctttatagagcagcttgtggtccaTCCCACTAGGGGATAAACTATTCTGGTTTAGTGTTATGGTTTGAACacgatttgattagggagcttaaggtaaaggaacccttaggagacagtgatcataacatgatcgaattcaccctgcagtttgagagggagaagcttaagtcaaatgtaccagtattacagtgtagaaaaggaattacagaggcatgagaggggagctgccTAAAGTTGATAGGAAggagacactggcagggatgatggcagtacAGCAGTGGCTtggaggacactgcctcagaataggggTCAGTTTCGggacaacttcttttcaaacagtatacagaataaggtagatgatcttgtcgtacagttagagattggcagatataATGTTGCGGGCCATCATCTtaatcatatgtcaatgatttggatgaagacaGACAGTGTCGGGaagcatatggtcatgcactttggtaaaacgAATAAGACAGACTATTTTCAGactaaattcagaaatcagaggtgcaaaagcacttgagagtccttgcaacgcacacagaatgttagaggaattcagcaggccaagcagcatctatgaaaagagtacagttgacattttgatccttcagcaggactggagaaaaaagctgaggagtagatttgaaaggtgggggaggggggagagaaacacaaggtgacaggtgaaacctgaagggggaggggtgaagtaaagagctgggaagtaaattgctggaagagacagaaagccatggaagaaagaaagggggggggaggagcaccagagggaggcgatggacaggcaaggagataaaatgagcaggggaaaaggggatgggaaatggtgagtgAGGGCATGACCGAAGtttgaaaaattgatgttcatgccatcaggttggaggttacccaaacggaatataaggtattgttcctccaaccgaagtccagcctcacctcgatagcggaggaggccatggacagacgtatcggaatgggaatgggaagtggaattaaaatgggtgaccactgggatcccgctttttctgacagatggagcgtaggtgctcggcaaagtggtctcccaatctacatcgggtctcgccgatatacaggaggccacaatgGGGGcatcggacacagtatatgactccaacagactcacaggtgaagtgtcacctcacctggaaggactatttagggccctgaggaggtgtaggggcaggtgtggcacttgttccgcttgcaaggataagtgccaggagggagatcagtagggagggacgaatggacaagggagtcgcgtagggagtaaTCTCTGAGGAAAGCAGAAGGGAGGAGGGGGCGAAAGACATGCTTGGTCATGGGATCacgttgaagatggcagaagtttcaagaATTATCTGCTGGGCATGGAGGCTGGTGGATCGTTgtgcaggttaacttgcaggttgagatggtactgaggaaggcaaatgtaatgttaccattcatttcaagaggattagaatgtaAAAGTaaggaggctttataaggcattgatcagaccgctCTCCAAGTTGTGggcccctatctaagaaaggatgtgctggcattggaaaaggtTCAGAGAAGGTGCgcaagaataatcccaggaatataagggttaacgtatgaggagtgtttgaaggctctaggcctgcactcactggagttgagaagaacgggggaggggtggggggtgtgaaacctattgaacataagagtggatgtggacaggatgtttctgatagagAAGGAATCTAGACACAGCCtccatttagaccagagatgtggaagaatttttttagccagagaatggtgaattgtAGAATTCACTGCCACAAGCAGCAATGTAggtcaagtcattgtgtatatttaaagaaaAGATTGTTATGTTCCTTatcagtaaaggcatcaaagattacggggagaagtcaggagaatgggggctgaggaatgataaatcagccatgatggaatgtggaGCAGGCAACGggacaaatggcccaattctgctcctatctcttatggtttcACAACAGGCACACATAGTGTAGAAGCCAGTACCTTTTACAATGACTAAGATGACAGGGCGTGTATTTAAGGTAAAGGGAGTAAGTTGAAAGACGTGCAGGGTAAATTTTGtggtgggtgactggaatgttgtggtggaggcagatatgatagaggcatttaacaGGCAAGGAATGGATGAATATTGACGTTAtgaaggcagaagggattagtttcaaTTGGTTTTTAATTAGTTATGTATACATGATGTGCAGAGGGGCCTATACTCCTGTGTTCCATATTGGTATGGGAGATCTGGCCAAGATGGTTCAGGGATAGACAGTAACATGAAAGGTGAAAGGGGCTTGCTGCGGTGTTGGGCACTCCGCATCTATCCTGGACTCAGTATCTAAGGGAGGGTGCACCTGGGACTGGACTCGGGAATTTTCCACTCAATGGGCACGAGGATATCAGAGACAAGAGTGCTTTGGGGATGGAGAGAGGAATATGGGGATAAGTGCAGAAGCCAGAGGAGGCCACAGAGATGGGTAGGGTGCACAGCAGAAGGCAGTTACAAAGATGGGAAGGGtgagaggaccagaggacacagagacaaggaggggtgtagtggaggggGGTAGGGGGAGGCAGCGTTGCAGAGACGGGAAGAGGTGTAAAGGAGGGAGAGGAGTCACAGAGACCAGAGGAGGGCGGGCCGTGTAGGGAAAAGAAGGGGTAGTGAAGACAGGGAGGACTGTAGAGAAAGAAGGgggtcacagatggggaggggtgtcggggagaaAACTGGTCACAGTGACGGGGAAGAGCATAGGGGGGAGGTCACAGcgatggagagggagggggtcatACAGAAGCTGTATGGGAGGGTGGAGGTcactgagacagggaggggtgtagaggaggaGGGGAGTAGAGGAAtgaagggaatcacagagacggggaggggcgtAAGGGTGTTACAGAtatggggaggggtgtacgggaAGGAGGGgagcacagagacagggaagagcgtagcagagacaaggaggggagcaggggagggaggggattaCAAAGGTGATACCACAGCCTACTCGCTTATACTCATCCAGGACACTGAAAAGTCCTTCCCTCTGGGAAGAGTGTGTTGAAAGGGAGCACGGCACACCCTCCGGGGTCAGACAAGGTGGGTTCTGGTCATCCTACAGTGGGTCCCAAACCTCCGAGCAGGACGGTTCTCCGGAGACGAGGCAggcagacacagacactcactcagaCAACTGCTGTGATTTCCTCTCGATGAAGCGCAGTGCTTCAGGCAACGTGAACTCCACATAGAACCCGTAACCCACCAGAAGGAAGATCTTCGAGGcatcaggactgtgggaagagagaatgtctgctCAGAGCCACAATAGGGTCACTCACAACACGTGCCTCAGGGAGGGTGCtgcggagatggggaggggagaaaatgGTCGGAGTCAGGGTGGAGTGTATGGGCTGGAGTGGCTACAGGGTCAGAGGGCTCTTGAACGTCGGGTGTTGGAGGATGGGGAGCTGCTCTGTGTTGGtgaacaggagggtgaggggaggagggaacagaacaggaaggaggcCATAGTTCCGCCTCTCTACTCACACCTTCGCCTGTACATAGAAGTTACAGCCCAGGTCCACCTCCATCTTCAGCTGCTGCTCATCTGACTCCTGATGTGAGGTGAGACACAGAGCAtcatcactccctcctctccGTACCTCCCACAACATGGAGCTTCCCCcacatcacccctcccacagaacagcactcccccctcaccacccctcccacagaacGATGctccctcaccgcccctcccacacagcagcactccctcctcaccgccctccCACATagcggcactccctcctcaccgcccctcccacacagcagcactccctcctcaccgccctccCACAcagcggcactccctcctcaccgccctccCACAcagcggcactccctcctcaccgcccctcccacagaacggcactccctcctcaccgcccctcccacacagcggcactccctcctcactgcccctcccacacagccgcactccctcctcaccgcccctcccacacagcggcactccctcctcactgcccccccaCAGAacgatgctccctcctcaccgcccctcccacatagcggcactccctcctcactgcccctcccacacagcggcactccctcctcactgcccccccaCAGAACGATGCTCtgtcctcaccgcccctcccacatagcagcactccctcctcaccgcccctcccacacagCGGCActccctcaccgcccctcccacagcggcactccctcctcaccgcccctcccgcacagcggcactccctcctcactgcccctcccacacagcggcactccctcctcaccgcccctcccacacagcggcactccctcctcaccgcccctcccgcacagcggcactccctcctcaccgtccctcccacacagcagcactccctcctcaccgcccctcccacacagCGGCActtcctcctcaccacccctcccacacagcagcactccctcccacacagcggcactccctcctcactgcccctcccccacagccgcactccctcctcaccgccccttcCACAcagcggcactccctcctcactgcccccccacagaacggcactccctcctcaccgcccctcccacacagcagcactccctcctcaccgccctccCACAcagcggcactccctcctcaccgccctccCACAcagcggcactccctcctcaccgtccctcccacacagcagcactccctcctcactgcccccccacacagcggcactccctcctcaccgccctccCACAcagcggcactccctcctcaccgcccctcccacacagcagcactccctcctcaccacccctcccacagaacgatgctccctcctcaccgcccctcccacacagcggcactccctcctcaccgcccccccgcagaacggcactccctcctcactgcccctcccacacagcagcactccctcctcactgcccctcccacacaGCGGCActccctcaccgcccctcccacacagCGGCACTCCCTGATTGCTGCTTCTGTAACAGGGCCATATTTTCTCAGTACCGTGACCCTCAGTAATGCCAGGGGCAATGCCCCAACCCTGTGAGGAGGGGTCCATGGGTTGCTCCTGCCTCTGTACCCATAGGTAGATACCTGCAGTCTCTCTATGACATTCTTCAGCTGAAGGTACTGCGCAATCTTCTCGTACACCTCATCACGCTGATCCAGAACCTTcctgagaggaggggagggggagaacagGGTTGGAATATGGGACGCAAGGGGGGGGTGGGGTAAGAGGAGAAGGGCGGAGATGGGGGGGGGAAGACagaggaagaaagagaagagTGAAATGGGTCAGAtggaagaaagaggagagaggtggAAAATCGATCAGTCAGAAGACCACCCCACATCCTTCCTCCCCCCGGGAAAACAGTCCAGTCTCTGGTCCTAGTAATATCCCTGTAGGTCAGTATTACCCCACACTTAGCGGCACAAGCAGGTCATTTGGTTGTTCAAGGGAGAtgttttgtcacatgtacaacgaaacatacagtgaaatgtcttgtttgcatcaacaaccaacggTCTGAGGAGGTGCTGGGGAGCCAACAGAGCATGTCCACACCTCACTAACCCCAATCTGCATCCTTGGCAGGAACATGGAAGCACAGAGGAAAGCCCACGGTcatggggtgaacatacaaattgCTCACAGACAGCGGAACGTTCAGATTGAACCCTGATTGCTCCCACATGAACGTGCTGCCCTGAAGACAGACATCATTAAGGtggaagagtgcagagatgaTTCATTAGAATTTGTCAAGACTCCGGAGCCGAGTGTTAGGGTTAGGAATTGAGAGCAGGTGAGGAACTTattcaaatgtcactctactcatTAAGAAAGgactgacttcagtggctgggaagatatcggagtccattattaaggatgaggttttggggtactgggggaggcacatgataaaaatagaCCAACGTCAGCaaggtttcttcaagggaaaacttgcctgacaaatctgttagaactcttttgaggaaataacgagcaggatagacaaaggagaattgactGATGTGGTGTAGTTGGGATTTTCAGAAGCtatcacatgaggctgcttaacaaggtaaaagcccattgtatcacaggaaagattctagtatggattaGCTGATTGGGAGGGGatagagaatgggaataaagggagccttttctggttggctgctagtgactagtggtgttccacaggggttggtattgggaccaattcttttcatgttctatgtcaatgattcggttaatggaattgatgtcattgtggccaagtttgtggacaatacgaaggtaggtggaggggcaggtagtgttaagaaagcagagaggctgcagaagtatTATTTAtggggcaactgtaacaaaaaccaattttccccgggatcaataaagtatgactatgactaagtacgtaaagtagattgagaaaatgggcaaagaagtggcagatggaatgtgcagaaaattcaaacatcagagctgcaaagggactgggGAACCTTGCAGGTTGatttggtagtgaggaaggcaagtgcattgTTATCATTAATTTCTAGAATAGtaaaaaaaacaaggatgtaatgctgaggctttataaggcactggccagACTACGCTTTAAGAGTATTGAgtagtttggggccccttattcaagaagggataTGCTAACATTACAGAGATTCACAAGCatgatccaggaatgaaagggttaatgtatgaggagtgtttgatggctcctcactctgtactcactggtatttagaagaatgagagggagatctcattgaaacctatcgaatattaaaaggGCTAGACAGCATGCATGTGGAggtgatgtccatttagaacagagatgaggaggaatttctttggccagagggtggtgaaactttGGAATTTATTGACACAGATGGCCGtggagtatacttaaagcagaggttaatagattcttcataagtcagggcatcaaaggttatggggagaaggcagaatgggggagagagggataAAGGATCAGTTATGACTTGATGggtcaattggcctaattctgctcctttctctttGGTCTTGTGccttggagcaaaggaagttGTAGTAGTGTATAAAATCACCAGGAGTATTGATAGGGTCCACACTCTTTTACCCATGTAAGGGAATCAAAACCTTTTGGGTTTTGGGTGCGAGGCGAAGAGgcctgaggggtaacttcttcacacagagtgtggacggtatatggaacaagctgccagaggtcatgtttgaggcaggtacatgaacaacatttaaaagcatttattattttaaatgttttatgaggataggttgagcgagcgagggcttttctctttggagtgaaggaggctgagaggtgacttgacagaggtgtacaagatgacaagtgTCACAGATTAAGTGAAGAGACTTTTNNNNNNNNNNNNNNNNNNNNNNNNNNNNNNNNNNNNNNNNNNNNNNNNNNNNNNNNNNNNNNNNNNNNNNNNNNNNNNNNNNNNNNNNNNNNNNNNNNNNNNNNNNNNNNNNNNNNNNNNNNNNNNNNNNNNNNNNNNNNNNNNNNNNNNNNNNNNNNNNNNNNNNNNNNNNNNNNNNNNNNNNNNNNNNNNNNNNNNNNNNNNNNNNNNNNNNNNNNNNNNNNNNNNNNNNNNNNNNNNNNNNNNNNNNNNNNNNNNNNNNNNNNNNNNNNNNNNNNNNNNNNNNNNNNNNNNNNNNNNNNNNNNNNNNNNNNNNNNNNNNNNNNNNNNNNNNNNNNNNNNNNNNNNNNNNNNNNNNNNNNNNNNNNNNNNNNNNNNNNNNNNNNNNNNNNNNNNNNNNNNNNNNNNNNNNNNNNNNNNNNNNNNNNNNNNNNNNNNNNNNNNNNNNNNNNNNNNNNNNNNNNNNNNNNNNNNNNNNNNNNNNNNNNNNNNNNNNNNNNGCTTTTTTCCTGTGTTTCCCCCGCCTTttcttctcttctcccctcccctccctcccctctccctccctcccctccctcctctccctcctccctcccctcccctctctttcccctctcactcccctcccctttcttgcccctctccctcccctcccctcctctccccctcctctcccctcccctccccctcccctcccctccccctccccctccccctcccctctcccttccccctccctcccccctctccctccccctctccctcctctccctctcctcccctcctctccccctcctctccccctcctctcccctcctctcccctctccctcccctccccctccccctcccctctcccttccccctccctccccctccccccctctccctccccctctccctcccccctccctcctctccccctcctctccccctcctctcccctctccctcccctccccctcccctctccctcccctctcccctcccctccccctcccctctccctcccctctccctcccctctccctccccctctccctccccctctccctcccctcctctcccctcccctctccctcccctcctctcccctccccctcctctcccctccccctcctctcccctccccctcctctccccctcctctcctctcccctcccccctcctctcccctccccctcctctcccctccccctcctctccccctccccccctcctctccccctctccccctcccctccccctcctctcctctcccccctcctctccccctcctctccctcccctctccctcccctctcccctctttcccctctccccctctccccctctttcccctctcccctctttcccctctccccctctctctccccctcctttctctgccccctcctttctctcccctctcccccccgccaagtgatgggggtccttcacgatggatgccaccttcttgaggtgccaccttttgaagatgtcagcaatggtggggaggccagtgcccatgatggaatgaaaagagggcatgtgagTCCATAATGATTAGGCAGGAGACCATGTCGACTAGGAGTAGACGGGCCTGTGTCTGAGCTACGAtgatgatgcccaggaacttgaagccttTCTACTGCTGACCCCTCTACATTACAGGACCACACACCTACTATTgggtctccccccacccccagccttcATTacatcagagaaaacaacccacttGTCTGTCCTCTGATTATGGCACAAGCCCTGGAGTCCAGGCAGTGCCCTGGTGCACACCTGCACCAGCTCCAAATGCTCTGGATCCTCCCTGTAAAGTCTGGCCGGAGTTTAATCCGACTGTAATGTGACTTGCAGTGTGCTGTACGGTACGCCACAGTTAGCATCCCGTCTATTTCTGtggccattttcagggagctgtgcACCTGGACCCCACGATCCCTGCGGACATCAATGGCTGGAAGGCCTGTTACAGCTATGTGAGATGTTGCTTGGCACTTGGAACTTCGGGCACCTTGTTCCAGCAACAATCTGCAGGATTGCTAGTGCAGAGAAGATGTCCCAGGTCGTTTCCTGGACTAGGGGGCTGAGTAACACCCAGAGTTTGCGTAGAACAAAGCATTATTCAAAGGCTCATTTATTAGCAAAGTGTACAACtcttgagattcttcttctccgtATAGCCACAAAACCGAGACAAAAAAAGAACAGCAGCgtgattatcaaaccccaaatctGCCCTCACCGCAATCAGAACAACGACCCCCAAatcacccacccccccacacaaaaaaattgaAAACCACGGAGTATTAAATGCTATAGGACAAAACAAGTTCATAGGCCGTACTGTAAATTGACACGCTATCTAAAACCGGGAACTCCCCGTTAGCACCCTGCAGGCACAGTGACGGGCCACACCggctcccctctccagcagcgcTGATCCCACTGGCGAGCAGGAGGCGGGCAGCCGGGCTTACCCTCCGCAttcacctcgatgtttcaatccccCCCCCCATCGCTCCAACCGGCGATCAGCGGTGAAACGGAGCCGAACTGAGCGCTGAATCAACCAGACGACCTCCGAAGTGTGAATCACGGGCTCCAACGGTTCCACGATCACATTCAAGAAGAAGAGCAACGGTGAAAGTGAAGTAGACAGTTTTGTGGTCTATCCAGATGGGAGCGTTGTACACAGGTACCAGAAGTTCACTGCCAAGTATTCCCTGGGAtgtaggagattcaggagagACCTGATGGTGTAGATGTACAAGATCacgagggacagagagggtgaaaGTACATCGTCTTTATCCCGGGGAGGGTGTGGAAAAACTAGAGGTTTTAGATGGGGCATGAAAGATTGAGAAGGTACATCAGGGGGCAGCCTTTTGCCACAGCGGGTGCTACGGActcggaacgagctgccagaaatagGGGTTGAGACGGGCACACCGGCAATGTTTAAAAGCCATCTGGATAAGTACACGGAGAGGGGAGGTTTGCAGGGATATGGAACAAGTCTGGTCAGATGGGACTGGCATACTAGACAACAGAGTCAGCAGGGACAggttgggcagaatggcctgcttCCATGCGGTGTGAACCCGTGGTTACTGGTACAGTCGGGACTTATCTGCCTCCTCCCCAGCAGTGTCTCCCCGTGACACCCACACACTTCGTACAGTCTCTCCATGACACACACACTCCCAGTACAGTCTCTCTATGACACCCACACACTCGATACAGTCTCTCCATGACACACACACTCCCAGTACAGTCTCTCTATGACACCCACACACTCGATACAGTCTCTCCATGACACACACACTCCCAGTACAGTCTCTCTATGACACCCACACACTTCGTAC carries:
- the uxt gene encoding protein UXT, whose product is MLTVAYRTAHCKSHYSRIKLRPDFTGRIQSIWSWCRKVLDQRDEVYEKIAQYLQLKNVIERLQESDEQQLKMEVDLGCNFYVQAKVPDASKIFLLVGYGFYVEFTLPEALRFIERKSQQLSEVAEKLSKDSAKIKGNIRMVLQALCELQGIKDLPVEGRSEIL